One window from the genome of Lentibacillus daqui encodes:
- the rpiA gene encoding ribose-5-phosphate isomerase RpiA produces MNQTDLHKMHVGEKAVTYIKDGMTVGLGSGSTVNWMLKKLGERVQEGLTMKGIPTSTKTEKLAKAYGIPLTSFAEIDRIDLAIDGADEVDENLNLIKGGGGSLLREKIVDARAKQLLIIVDESKQVTRLGKFPLPIEVVPFGWEMVAKEIANLGGKPQLRKLGNDIFVSDNGNYILDCAFNEIDRPGQLHNQLKALTGVVETGLFINMADQVITATEKGIKIS; encoded by the coding sequence GTGACGTACATTAAAGACGGAATGACAGTTGGTCTGGGCTCCGGATCTACGGTTAATTGGATGTTGAAAAAGCTTGGTGAGCGTGTGCAAGAGGGGTTAACAATGAAAGGAATACCAACATCAACAAAAACCGAAAAATTGGCGAAAGCATATGGGATTCCGTTGACAAGTTTTGCCGAAATCGACCGGATTGATTTAGCCATTGACGGTGCCGATGAAGTGGATGAAAATCTTAATCTGATAAAAGGCGGGGGCGGTTCACTTTTACGGGAGAAAATTGTTGATGCCAGGGCGAAACAGCTACTCATTATTGTAGACGAATCCAAACAAGTCACACGTCTCGGAAAGTTTCCCTTACCAATTGAAGTCGTCCCTTTTGGCTGGGAAATGGTAGCCAAAGAAATAGCTAATCTTGGTGGAAAACCACAATTACGTAAATTGGGTAATGATATATTTGTTTCTGACAATGGCAATTATATTTTGGATTGTGCTTTTAATGAAATCGACCGGCCGGGGCAACTACATAATCAATTAAAAGCACTGACTGGCGTGGTGGAAACTGGACTATTCATTAACATGGCTGATCAAGTAATTACAGCGACCGAAAAGGGGATTAAAATAAGTTAA
- a CDS encoding TRAP transporter substrate-binding protein has product MIRKIFIYAGLLGLICFMGSCNNVDQSVAKADQDNVITLKVADSVPPTNFISQEGIVYWMDRVEELTNGQIKFQYFPSEQLGKATSLLELANSSTVDIAYTSYATEKMPLSEVATLPGAIPSSKEGSQIYWKLVNKFLLDEEYLKNGVRPMFAVTLPHYQIVTAKKKITGLEDLQGLKLRAPVGPLEIGIDALGASPVSMAAPEIFTAMERGTIDGAAIAVTSYKPYQLQTAAKYSTTNANMGSFVATYSINERVYKDLPRDVQQAMNQAGEETIEHFSSYLDDHVEELIKEFEQDGMEMYELDDETLSTLNREIESVWNSWANDLEERGYPGKKVVRLFKEIRKEVTK; this is encoded by the coding sequence GTGATACGGAAAATTTTTATCTATGCAGGTTTACTTGGTTTAATTTGTTTCATGGGAAGTTGTAATAACGTTGACCAAAGTGTGGCGAAAGCAGATCAAGATAACGTTATTACGTTAAAGGTTGCCGACTCAGTGCCACCTACAAATTTTATTTCTCAAGAGGGAATTGTGTACTGGATGGATCGTGTGGAAGAGCTTACTAATGGGCAAATAAAGTTTCAATATTTTCCCTCGGAACAGCTTGGGAAGGCAACTAGTTTATTAGAATTAGCGAATTCCAGCACCGTAGATATTGCATACACTTCTTACGCTACCGAAAAAATGCCCTTGTCCGAGGTTGCAACACTTCCGGGAGCGATCCCTTCATCAAAGGAAGGTTCCCAAATATATTGGAAGCTTGTTAATAAATTTTTGCTGGACGAAGAGTATTTGAAAAATGGCGTTCGTCCAATGTTTGCGGTTACATTGCCCCATTATCAAATTGTAACTGCCAAAAAGAAGATTACGGGCCTGGAAGATTTACAAGGACTAAAGCTACGAGCGCCTGTTGGCCCATTGGAGATTGGAATTGATGCATTAGGGGCATCTCCGGTATCAATGGCCGCTCCAGAAATTTTTACGGCAATGGAAAGGGGAACAATTGACGGGGCTGCAATTGCGGTAACAAGTTACAAACCTTACCAATTACAGACAGCAGCAAAATATTCAACTACAAATGCAAATATGGGAAGCTTTGTCGCTACTTATTCCATTAATGAAAGGGTTTACAAAGATCTTCCGAGAGATGTTCAGCAGGCGATGAATCAAGCGGGAGAAGAGACGATTGAACACTTTTCTTCATACTTAGATGACCATGTTGAAGAATTAATAAAGGAATTTGAACAAGATGGTATGGAGATGTACGAACTTGACGATGAGACTTTGTCCACACTTAACCGGGAGATCGAATCTGTCTGGAATAGTTGGGCCAATGATTTGGAAGAAAGGGGTTATCCTGGGAAAAAGGTTGTAAGGTTATTCAAAGAAATAAGGAAGGAAGTTACCAAGTAG
- a CDS encoding TRAP transporter small permease, whose product MEKVIHVFEKLERLSLFLAQISIFIMMLLITVDATSRYVLNQSIIGTYEFTERYLMIAAVFLSMSYVMKIDGHIRLDLLIERLPKKVTNVVNLIHLLLEAAFVFAIGYQGMSMTYEVWIQNIVGTGLIPWPIWLSYIWVPIGAFLFTLRLLLEFMEPILAHFGKQKEEEFIKEGEGL is encoded by the coding sequence ATGGAAAAAGTAATACATGTGTTTGAAAAACTGGAACGTCTTTCCCTATTTCTCGCGCAAATATCTATCTTTATTATGATGCTATTAATTACAGTAGATGCTACAAGCCGGTATGTACTTAATCAATCGATCATTGGTACATATGAATTTACCGAACGATACTTGATGATCGCAGCCGTATTTTTAAGTATGAGTTATGTGATGAAGATCGACGGTCATATCCGATTGGATTTATTAATTGAAAGGTTGCCAAAAAAGGTTACCAATGTTGTTAATTTAATTCATCTGTTATTAGAGGCTGCATTTGTGTTTGCTATTGGATATCAAGGAATGTCGATGACTTATGAGGTCTGGATACAAAATATTGTGGGAACTGGTCTTATTCCTTGGCCGATCTGGCTTTCCTATATATGGGTTCCCATCGGTGCTTTTTTATTCACACTACGATTACTTCTTGAATTTATGGAACCTATTTTAGCCCATTTTGGAAAACAAAAAGAAGAAGAGTTCATAAAGGAGGGAGAGGGTTTATGA
- a CDS encoding TRAP transporter large permease, producing MTVVIPIVLLLIFLIFGMPIAFALGVSGSIGLILNSGWEAFFGVIKTAPYDSIESFVLSAIPMFILMAAIMTVSDLTKDLFYTANKWLGNLPGGLGIATVFAGAGMGATSGSSTASAATMASAAYPEMKRYKYSTSFAMGVVSISGTLAVLIPPSIILIMYGILSEVGVASLLIAGVIPGIITALGYIVTILIWVKFKPNVAPNIYEKTPIKARFKSLKNTWPVLLLITIVIGTIYTGIVTPTEAGAVGAFVVFLIAIAMRRFSITLCNKVLIETIKSTTMILTIVIGAMIFGYFLTITGVTQNLVTYVEGLQVSKYFIVAIIVLVYLILGFFLDQMAILILMVPITFPIITALGFNPIWFGIIITKAAEIGLVTPPVGMNVFVASGAAGVKTTETFKGVFWFVVTDLIILIILMLVPSIATWLPATMDQ from the coding sequence ATGACTGTCGTTATTCCCATTGTTCTACTGTTGATTTTTCTGATATTTGGGATGCCTATTGCTTTTGCATTAGGTGTTTCTGGTTCAATAGGTTTAATTCTTAATAGTGGCTGGGAAGCTTTTTTCGGAGTAATTAAGACAGCACCATATGATAGTATAGAGAGCTTTGTACTTAGTGCGATTCCCATGTTTATTTTGATGGCAGCAATTATGACTGTAAGTGACTTAACGAAGGATTTGTTTTACACAGCCAATAAATGGTTAGGAAATTTACCGGGTGGATTAGGTATTGCAACGGTGTTTGCTGGTGCAGGTATGGGGGCGACAAGTGGTTCAAGTACTGCTTCTGCCGCTACGATGGCATCGGCTGCTTATCCTGAGATGAAGCGATATAAATATAGTACTTCTTTTGCAATGGGAGTAGTTAGCATTTCAGGTACGCTGGCAGTACTCATTCCTCCTAGTATCATACTAATTATGTATGGCATTCTCTCAGAGGTTGGGGTCGCTTCACTTTTAATTGCAGGCGTTATCCCAGGGATTATTACAGCATTAGGTTATATCGTAACAATTTTGATATGGGTTAAGTTCAAACCAAATGTGGCACCAAATATATACGAAAAAACTCCTATTAAAGCCCGTTTTAAATCTTTAAAAAACACGTGGCCCGTTTTACTATTAATTACCATTGTAATTGGGACTATTTATACAGGGATTGTAACCCCAACCGAAGCAGGTGCTGTCGGAGCTTTTGTTGTCTTTTTGATTGCTATTGCGATGCGAAGGTTTTCGATTACATTGTGTAATAAGGTATTAATAGAAACGATAAAATCAACAACAATGATATTGACAATTGTAATCGGTGCCATGATATTTGGCTATTTTTTAACGATTACCGGAGTTACCCAAAACTTAGTAACGTATGTAGAAGGGTTACAGGTTTCCAAATACTTCATCGTAGCCATTATTGTTCTCGTTTACTTGATATTAGGGTTTTTTCTTGATCAAATGGCAATCTTGATTTTAATGGTACCGATAACGTTCCCAATTATTACAGCACTCGGGTTTAACCCAATATGGTTTGGCATTATAATTACCAAAGCAGCGGAAATTGGCTTGGTAACACCGCCTGTAGGAATGAACGTATTTGTTGCTTCAGGTGCAGCAGGGGTGAAAACAACAGAAACGTTTAAAGGTGTGTTTTGGTTTGTTGTAACTGATTTAATTATTTTAATTATACTGATGCTAGTTCCATCTATTGCAACCTGGTTACCGGCTACGATGGATCAATAA
- a CDS encoding acyl-CoA dehydrogenase family protein produces MEFNLTEENLAIKNSVKVFAEREIKPVIGEFEQNHRFPKEILRKMGEQGYFGSCFPEKVGGSEMGFVNLAIICEEISKAHPALGYAFNMQSMTCPFTILNWGSDEQIQKYVPSLIAAEKIGMFALTEPGGGSDAAGSMKTVAVKDGNEYVINGSKVFITFANEADYGVLFAKTNPDAGHRGISAFIIETDRPGFSATPIEMSGLGYMMRSCEVFLEDHRIPEENLLGKEGEGFKIAMNALDYGRLTVPARLLGIAQGCLELSIDYANTRVLKGNAIGNYQMIQHLIADMVVEVEAARMLVYKSAYLKDKGESATRESAHSKYFASEITTRATRAAYEIFGGYALTDEYPIMKYMNYANMLHMGEGAPNVQRILIAEDALGIKDANRHKIPRRFHLASDLQ; encoded by the coding sequence ATGGAATTTAATCTAACAGAAGAAAACTTGGCTATCAAAAATTCAGTCAAAGTTTTTGCTGAAAGGGAAATCAAACCTGTTATTGGAGAATTTGAACAAAATCATCGGTTTCCAAAAGAAATTTTACGGAAGATGGGGGAGCAAGGTTATTTTGGATCCTGTTTTCCTGAAAAAGTGGGCGGGTCAGAAATGGGTTTTGTTAATTTAGCGATTATTTGCGAGGAAATTTCTAAGGCTCACCCAGCGCTTGGATATGCATTCAATATGCAATCCATGACCTGTCCGTTTACTATTTTAAATTGGGGATCAGATGAGCAGATTCAAAAATATGTGCCAAGTTTGATAGCCGCAGAGAAAATCGGTATGTTCGCACTCACTGAGCCCGGTGGTGGGTCGGATGCAGCAGGTTCTATGAAAACCGTTGCTGTAAAAGATGGTAACGAATATGTGATTAATGGTTCAAAGGTGTTTATTACATTTGCAAATGAAGCGGATTATGGGGTGTTATTTGCAAAAACGAATCCTGATGCAGGTCATCGAGGCATTTCCGCATTCATCATTGAAACCGACCGCCCAGGGTTTTCGGCTACCCCAATTGAGATGAGCGGTTTAGGTTATATGATGCGCAGCTGTGAAGTGTTTTTAGAGGATCATCGAATCCCAGAAGAAAATCTGCTTGGTAAAGAGGGTGAAGGGTTTAAAATTGCGATGAATGCACTGGATTATGGAAGATTAACAGTCCCTGCCAGGCTATTGGGAATTGCGCAAGGGTGTTTGGAATTGTCGATTGATTATGCAAATACCCGCGTACTTAAGGGTAATGCCATCGGAAACTATCAAATGATTCAGCACTTGATCGCCGATATGGTAGTCGAAGTCGAAGCGGCTCGCATGCTAGTTTACAAAAGTGCTTATTTAAAAGATAAAGGTGAATCAGCAACCCGAGAAAGTGCACATTCCAAATATTTTGCTTCCGAGATTACAACACGAGCAACTCGTGCTGCCTATGAAATTTTTGGTGGTTATGCCTTGACTGACGAGTATCCGATCATGAAGTATATGAACTATGCGAATATGTTGCACATGGGCGAAGGTGCACCAAATGTTCAACGAATCCTCATCGCGGAAGATGCATTGGGAATTAAGGATGCAAATCGGCATAAAATTCCACGGCGGTTTCATTTAGCGAGTGATTTGCAATAG
- a CDS encoding CaiB/BaiF CoA transferase family protein → MKQALEDIRVLDLSRVFAGPAGSMILGDLGADVIRVEAPGGTDSIRDWWPFVDNESTYYLSANRNKRAITLNLKKASGKKLFLDLVKNADVVIENFKTGTMERLGLAYSALEKVNPKIIMCSVTGYGQTGPFAKEPGFDPVLQAVGGLMDVTGQPDGEATRVGLPVVDIMSSLYTVISILSAIRIRDLTGEGQQIDISLLDVQVSSLANVASSYLMKGNVSKRVGNNHNNIVPYQVFQCKDKPLMVACGNDRQFQKFSEILGMPSWSKEAKFKTNAKRIQNREELTDKIQKIMVWKDANEWFTLLSEKGVPSGPVNNVKEVFEHPQVQSRKMVEEIPHPTLGKVKLVRNPVIFSKTPISIKKHPPLLGEHTELFLQQEMSLSKEDIDQLKEEGAI, encoded by the coding sequence ATGAAGCAAGCGTTGGAGGATATAAGGGTTCTTGATTTGTCGAGGGTTTTTGCGGGACCGGCTGGATCGATGATACTGGGTGATCTAGGAGCCGATGTGATTCGCGTGGAAGCGCCAGGAGGTACCGATAGTATTCGTGATTGGTGGCCTTTTGTTGATAATGAAAGTACATACTATCTATCGGCAAACCGTAATAAGCGAGCGATTACATTGAATTTAAAAAAGGCGTCGGGAAAAAAACTTTTTTTAGATCTTGTCAAAAATGCTGATGTGGTAATAGAAAATTTTAAAACAGGTACGATGGAGCGTTTAGGATTAGCGTATTCTGCTTTGGAAAAGGTCAATCCAAAAATAATTATGTGCTCAGTCACTGGATACGGTCAAACAGGTCCTTTTGCTAAAGAACCTGGTTTTGACCCGGTTTTGCAGGCGGTTGGCGGTTTAATGGATGTAACTGGTCAACCAGATGGAGAAGCAACACGTGTCGGGCTGCCAGTAGTAGACATTATGAGCTCATTATATACAGTAATTAGTATTCTTTCAGCAATAAGGATTAGAGATTTAACCGGTGAAGGTCAACAGATTGACATTTCTTTATTGGATGTGCAAGTTAGCTCTCTAGCAAATGTCGCGAGTAGTTATTTAATGAAGGGGAATGTTTCCAAAAGAGTAGGGAACAATCATAACAATATTGTTCCCTATCAGGTATTTCAATGCAAGGATAAACCTCTCATGGTGGCCTGCGGGAATGATCGGCAGTTTCAGAAGTTTTCCGAAATACTTGGCATGCCTTCATGGAGTAAAGAGGCTAAATTTAAAACAAATGCCAAACGCATTCAAAATCGGGAAGAATTAACAGACAAGATACAAAAAATAATGGTTTGGAAAGATGCAAATGAATGGTTTACACTACTTTCGGAAAAAGGAGTGCCTTCGGGTCCGGTCAATAATGTAAAAGAGGTGTTTGAACATCCGCAAGTTCAATCAAGAAAAATGGTTGAAGAAATACCACACCCTACTTTGGGTAAGGTGAAATTAGTGCGAAATCCAGTCATTTTTTCTAAAACGCCAATTTCGATTAAAAAACATCCCCCACTTTTGGGAGAACACACTGAACTATTTTTGCAGCAAGAGATGAGTCTTTCCAAAGAAGATATAGATCAATTAAAAGAAGAAGGGGCTATTTAG
- a CDS encoding IclR family transcriptional regulator, whose amino-acid sequence MVNSRFNPNVISKAFAIIRAFTDEKSDWGVNELARYLEIPVSSLHRNLKTLRDENILGISAQTGKYTIGPELVRMASIISSQVEIKQVARTFMEEISSTITESVYLGLYHPQHRKISFVEGVHSQNPLQYVLEIGVLQSIHIAASGKVVLAHLDDDEIQRIFEKEAVDIDEQEQICDEIKLIREQGYMITLGERLAGASGTAAPIFDSTQKVIGCITCVIPLNHYDEKQKYKVAKKVMEGAAKISYVLGYKQD is encoded by the coding sequence ATGGTGAATTCACGTTTTAATCCAAATGTCATTTCCAAAGCTTTTGCAATCATCAGAGCATTTACCGATGAAAAATCAGACTGGGGAGTAAACGAACTGGCACGTTATCTGGAAATACCGGTAAGCTCCTTGCATCGTAATCTAAAAACGTTAAGAGATGAAAACATATTAGGTATATCCGCCCAAACCGGAAAATACACCATTGGGCCCGAACTCGTTCGAATGGCTTCCATTATATCGTCACAAGTAGAAATCAAACAGGTTGCCAGAACATTCATGGAGGAAATTTCATCCACGATTACTGAATCTGTCTATTTAGGACTATATCATCCACAGCATAGGAAGATTTCCTTTGTTGAGGGCGTACACAGCCAAAATCCTTTGCAATATGTTCTGGAAATCGGTGTGTTGCAATCTATCCATATTGCGGCAAGCGGAAAGGTCGTATTGGCTCACTTGGATGATGATGAAATTCAGAGGATTTTTGAAAAAGAGGCGGTTGACATTGATGAACAGGAACAAATTTGTGATGAAATAAAGCTAATACGCGAACAAGGCTATATGATTACTTTAGGTGAGCGATTGGCGGGTGCATCAGGTACTGCCGCTCCAATTTTTGATTCGACACAAAAGGTGATTGGTTGTATTACTTGTGTTATTCCTTTAAATCATTATGATGAAAAGCAAAAGTACAAAGTAGCAAAAAAAGTGATGGAAGGGGCGGCTAAGATTTCTTATGTTTTAGGATACAAGCAAGACTAA
- a CDS encoding phosphoadenylyl-sulfate reductase — protein sequence MEKSPITYDNFPGDPFKDFHPVDETQGASPILQWAYDSYGDGVVYACSFGAEGIVLIDLISKVKQDASVVFLDTGIHFQETYDLIDKVKGKYPDLRIELKKPELTLEEQAAEYGSALWTRNPDQCCFIRKIKPLEDVLQGAPAWISGLRREQSASRKHTDFVNKDQRFKSIKICPLIHWTWDDVWAYIKNNDLPYNELHDQGYPSIGCIPCTSRVTDSDDPRAGRWQGFNKTECGLHLPGSNGQ from the coding sequence ATGGAAAAGTCCCCGATTACGTACGACAATTTTCCTGGTGACCCTTTTAAAGATTTTCACCCGGTTGACGAGACACAAGGGGCATCTCCAATCTTACAATGGGCTTACGATTCATACGGAGATGGTGTTGTTTATGCTTGTAGCTTTGGTGCTGAGGGGATTGTATTAATTGATTTAATTTCAAAGGTGAAACAAGATGCAAGCGTTGTTTTTTTAGATACAGGGATTCATTTTCAAGAAACCTATGATTTGATTGATAAGGTAAAAGGTAAATATCCCGATCTTCGCATTGAATTAAAAAAGCCAGAGCTAACGTTGGAAGAACAAGCGGCGGAGTATGGTTCTGCCTTATGGACACGAAATCCGGATCAATGTTGTTTCATTCGGAAAATAAAACCACTGGAAGATGTTTTACAAGGCGCTCCTGCATGGATTTCCGGTCTTCGCAGGGAGCAGTCGGCAAGTCGTAAACATACTGATTTTGTGAATAAGGATCAACGTTTCAAGTCAATTAAGATTTGCCCGCTTATTCATTGGACGTGGGATGATGTATGGGCGTATATCAAAAACAATGATTTGCCATATAATGAACTACATGATCAGGGATATCCAAGCATTGGTTGTATTCCTTGTACGTCACGAGTAACGGATTCTGATGATCCCAGAGCAGGCAGATGGCAAGGATTTAATAAAACAGAGTGTGGATTGCATTTGCCAGGCAGTAACGGACAGTAA
- a CDS encoding assimilatory sulfite reductase (NADPH) flavoprotein subunit, translating to MELQVNNSPFSQEQTDILQRLLPTLTETQKVWLSGYLAASLTVQNGLTVPNQEQAPTNIDQPALREVTILFGSETGNGQTLAEELTKKIEGQGFKVTCSALDDFKVKKLKNVQDLLIVTATHGEGDPPDNAVSFYEYLFSRKAPKLKDLRFSVLSLGDQSYEFFCQTGKDFDKRLEELGGERLHPRVDCDVDFDEPAEEWINGVLEKVCEAKKAVPQSDDAHTQQVGSQTQEHDLPTYSRTNPFQAEILENLNLNGRGSNKETRHLELSLEGSNFSFEPGDSVGIIPENDPILVNQLIHEMNWDPEETVPVNKKGDIRSIYDALHKNLEITCLTKPLMQKAAEIFRNDKLVDLVAPGQEETLKDYLVGRDLLDLINDFPPTRELTPGEFVQILRKIPPRLYSITSSHKANPDEVHLTIGTVRYHAHNRDRAGVCSLQTAERLEPGDRLPVYIQHNPNFKLPADPDVPVIMVGPGTGVAPYRAFMEEREELEAKGKTWLFFGDQHFTSDFLYQVEWQNWLKEGYLTRLDVAFSRDSKEKVYVQNMMLENSRDLYQWLEEGAHVYVCGDEKRMAKDVHQTLITIVEQEAGMTHEEAEQYLKEMRQQKRYQRDVY from the coding sequence TTGGAATTACAAGTAAACAATAGCCCATTTAGTCAAGAACAAACCGATATTTTGCAACGTCTGCTTCCAACCTTGACAGAGACGCAAAAAGTTTGGCTGAGCGGATATTTGGCAGCTTCCCTGACAGTACAAAACGGGTTGACGGTGCCAAATCAGGAGCAAGCACCAACCAATATCGACCAACCCGCTTTAAGAGAAGTAACCATTTTATTCGGATCCGAGACCGGTAATGGGCAGACGTTGGCAGAGGAGCTAACTAAAAAAATAGAGGGGCAGGGTTTTAAGGTAACCTGCTCGGCCCTGGATGACTTTAAAGTAAAAAAGTTGAAGAATGTGCAAGACTTGCTGATTGTGACAGCCACGCATGGAGAAGGAGATCCTCCAGATAATGCCGTTTCCTTTTACGAATATTTGTTTAGCAGAAAAGCACCGAAACTAAAGGATTTGCGTTTTTCGGTACTTTCCTTGGGGGATCAGTCCTATGAGTTTTTCTGTCAAACAGGGAAAGATTTTGATAAACGGTTGGAGGAGTTAGGTGGGGAAAGACTTCATCCACGGGTTGATTGTGATGTTGATTTTGATGAACCCGCAGAAGAATGGATAAACGGTGTATTAGAAAAAGTGTGTGAAGCGAAAAAAGCCGTTCCGCAATCGGACGATGCACATACCCAACAGGTGGGGAGTCAAACACAAGAACATGATCTGCCAACCTATTCCAGAACTAATCCATTTCAGGCAGAAATCTTGGAAAATCTCAATTTGAATGGTCGCGGATCAAATAAAGAAACGCGTCATCTGGAATTATCACTGGAGGGGTCTAATTTTTCCTTTGAACCGGGTGATAGTGTAGGGATCATCCCGGAAAACGATCCAATTCTGGTAAATCAACTGATCCACGAGATGAACTGGGATCCTGAAGAAACTGTACCGGTAAATAAAAAAGGTGATATTCGTTCGATTTATGATGCATTGCATAAAAACCTGGAAATTACCTGTCTGACAAAACCACTCATGCAAAAAGCGGCGGAGATTTTCCGAAATGATAAGTTGGTGGATTTAGTTGCACCAGGGCAGGAGGAAACGTTGAAAGATTATCTTGTTGGCAGGGATTTGCTTGATTTGATCAATGACTTTCCGCCAACACGGGAGCTGACACCAGGCGAATTTGTACAGATTCTTAGAAAGATACCACCAAGACTTTATTCGATTACAAGCAGCCATAAAGCAAATCCGGATGAAGTTCACTTAACGATTGGAACGGTTCGCTATCATGCCCATAATCGCGATCGAGCTGGTGTCTGTTCGCTTCAGACGGCTGAACGATTGGAACCTGGTGATCGATTACCGGTTTATATTCAGCATAATCCGAATTTTAAGCTTCCTGCCGATCCAGATGTTCCCGTGATTATGGTTGGACCTGGTACGGGAGTCGCGCCTTACCGGGCTTTTATGGAAGAACGAGAAGAGTTAGAAGCAAAAGGGAAAACGTGGTTATTCTTTGGCGATCAACATTTTACTAGTGACTTCCTTTATCAAGTCGAATGGCAAAACTGGTTGAAGGAAGGTTACCTAACCCGATTGGATGTCGCATTTTCACGTGATTCCAAGGAAAAAGTATATGTGCAAAACATGATGCTGGAAAATAGCCGGGATCTTTATCAATGGCTCGAGGAAGGTGCCCACGTTTATGTCTGCGGTGATGAAAAGCGAATGGCAAAGGATGTTCACCAAACGCTAATCACTATTGTGGAACAAGAAGCTGGTATGACGCATGAGGAAGCCGAACAGTACTTGAAAGAAATGCGACAGCAGAAACGGTATCAACGGGATGTCTATTAG